A window of Sulfuricurvum sp. contains these coding sequences:
- a CDS encoding response regulator transcription factor has translation MNGLILIVEDEEDILELIEFNLAREGYETIGFLNTKRVSEVLEEENVDLILMDRNLPGAEGSEFVASLRHRGIQTPVIFISAKDKESDIEQGFERGGDDYLTKPFSMKELTLRVKAMLRRTKKTANEGSLTYRDITMNIAARTVLIESQPIELTKLEFDLLYTLINNQNIVLNRDTLLENVWGEGEVYQDRTVNVAINRLKEKIDPDKTKEYIKTVRGVGYTLC, from the coding sequence GTGAATGGATTGATATTAATCGTTGAAGATGAAGAGGATATCTTAGAGCTTATCGAGTTTAATCTCGCGCGTGAGGGATATGAGACTATCGGGTTTCTCAATACCAAACGGGTGAGTGAAGTGCTCGAAGAGGAAAATGTCGATCTTATCCTTATGGATCGTAACCTCCCCGGAGCAGAAGGGTCTGAATTTGTCGCATCACTCCGTCATCGAGGTATTCAAACTCCCGTTATTTTTATCAGTGCTAAAGATAAAGAGAGCGATATCGAACAAGGGTTTGAGCGGGGGGGAGACGATTATCTCACCAAACCGTTCAGTATGAAAGAGCTTACCTTGCGTGTCAAAGCGATGCTTCGACGCACCAAAAAAACCGCTAATGAAGGTTCGCTCACCTATCGTGATATCACCATGAATATCGCCGCAAGGACGGTTTTGATAGAATCTCAACCGATTGAGCTGACCAAACTCGAATTTGATCTCCTCTATACCCTCATCAATAATCAAAATATTGTCTTAAATCGTGATACACTTTTAGAAAATGTTTGGGGAGAGGGTGAGGTGTATCAAGACCGCACCGTCAATGTCGCGATCAACCGTCTCAAAGAGAAAATCGATCCCGACAAAACCAAAGAGTACATTAAAACCGTCCGAGGAGTTGGCTACACACTGTGCTAA